Proteins encoded within one genomic window of Methanosarcina barkeri str. Wiesmoor:
- a CDS encoding flavodoxin family protein: MQETEAKPIKILGISGSPRNMATDFLVREALKIAEEKYGAETDYFSAKGKKLNFCIHCDFCLKTKKGCIHKDDISAELYDKMIWADAWIIGTPVYQGTLSAQTKTIMDRCRAVVARNPKVFLNKVGMGIADGGDRIGGQEPAIQTILNFYVINEMIPVGGGSFGANLGGTFWSKDKGEEGVSEDSEGMRSLRRTLKKLVQTTQLVKNASSGTESKPQPSETLKEEGK, from the coding sequence ATGCAAGAAACCGAAGCCAAACCGATAAAGATACTCGGAATATCAGGGAGTCCCAGGAATATGGCAACTGATTTTCTGGTCCGGGAAGCACTGAAAATTGCGGAAGAAAAATATGGCGCAGAAACCGATTACTTTTCCGCAAAAGGTAAAAAGCTGAACTTTTGCATCCACTGCGACTTTTGTCTAAAAACAAAGAAAGGCTGCATTCACAAGGATGATATTTCAGCCGAGCTTTACGACAAAATGATCTGGGCAGACGCCTGGATTATCGGAACTCCTGTTTATCAGGGAACACTTAGTGCTCAGACCAAAACAATCATGGATAGATGCAGGGCCGTAGTTGCCAGAAATCCAAAGGTTTTTTTGAATAAAGTAGGAATGGGAATTGCAGATGGAGGAGACAGGATCGGGGGACAGGAACCGGCAATCCAGACAATCCTGAACTTTTATGTGATCAACGAAATGATACCTGTGGGAGGAGGTTCTTTCGGAGCTAACCTGGGGGGGACATTCTGGTCGAAGGATAAAGGGGAAGAAGGAGTCTCAGAAGATTCCGAAGGTATGAGAAGCCTTAGAAGAACCCTCAAAAAACTTGTCCAGACAACTCAGCTTGTAAAAAATGCTTCTTCAGGAACGGAATCCAAACCTCAGCCGTCTGAAACTTTAAAAGAAGAAGGCAAATAA
- the afpA gene encoding archaeoflavoprotein AfpA has protein sequence MVEPLNKKIKRIAWGITGSGDQMIETYSILVDIKNRTNVEAMVFLSKEGETVMKWYHLWDKIQKDFPNFKVDAGPNSPFIAGPLQMGYYDFLLIAPATANTVAKIVYGIADTLVTNAVSQTAKGETPIFILPVDQKRGSVKTSAPSGRAFELNMREVDVTNSEKLAQMENIIVLTSPYEIYDIFGIERPSEDIILKVKERKKKKAKEE, from the coding sequence TTGGTAGAACCATTAAATAAGAAAATCAAGCGAATCGCATGGGGAATAACAGGTTCGGGAGACCAGATGATTGAAACTTACAGCATTCTGGTGGACATTAAGAACCGAACAAATGTTGAGGCAATGGTTTTTCTCTCTAAAGAGGGCGAGACTGTAATGAAATGGTATCATCTCTGGGATAAAATTCAAAAAGATTTCCCTAATTTCAAGGTGGATGCAGGTCCTAACTCCCCGTTTATTGCAGGCCCACTGCAGATGGGATATTACGACTTTTTATTGATAGCCCCGGCAACCGCCAATACCGTGGCAAAAATTGTGTATGGGATTGCAGATACCCTTGTTACAAACGCAGTTTCTCAGACTGCAAAAGGAGAAACACCTATTTTCATTTTGCCTGTAGACCAGAAAAGAGGGAGTGTAAAAACCTCTGCACCTAGTGGTAGAGCCTTTGAACTTAATATGCGCGAAGTAGATGTTACAAACTCGGAAAAACTTGCACAGATGGAAAATATCATCGTGCTTACAAGTCCCTACGAGATTTATGACATATTCGGGATTGAGCGACCTTCTGAAGATATAATTCTGAAAGTTAAAGAACGAAAAAAGAAGAAAGCTAAGGAAGAATAA
- a CDS encoding ferritin family protein: MRNTYQDVVEEVKNLKGIEEAVALAIEREKEAKEFYLSKAALMDRPKFKALYEYLANEEAKHLGYLEKYRDQNELPVASTEIPSGQSFTPEFDTGRVKGGEITLGDAGILVAAMRHERKSEDFYLEVAKRVDDENLKNFFEMLAGYERGHYELIDQFLEEITSFRMQT, encoded by the coding sequence ATGAGAAACACATATCAAGATGTAGTAGAGGAAGTAAAAAATCTTAAAGGAATTGAAGAAGCTGTAGCTTTGGCAATTGAAAGAGAAAAAGAAGCAAAAGAATTCTACCTGAGTAAAGCTGCTTTAATGGACAGACCGAAATTTAAGGCACTCTACGAGTATCTGGCAAATGAAGAGGCAAAACATCTTGGCTACCTTGAAAAATATCGGGATCAGAACGAGCTGCCCGTAGCAAGTACGGAAATTCCGAGTGGCCAGTCTTTCACCCCTGAGTTTGATACGGGTCGCGTAAAAGGTGGGGAGATCACACTTGGGGATGCAGGCATTCTTGTTGCAGCCATGAGGCATGAGAGAAAAAGTGAGGATTTCTATCTGGAAGTCGCAAAAAGGGTCGACGACGAAAACCTGAAAAATTTCTTCGAAATGTTGGCAGGCTACGAAAGAGGTCATTATGAGTTAATTGATCAATTCCTGGAAGAGATTACCAGTTTCCGAATGCAAACCTGA
- a CDS encoding right-handed parallel beta-helix repeat-containing protein, with translation MQKRQLGTLFLVTCLILTTVPAALGAQSTKVVTVAGDGSGDYNCDGRADDVQINQALEFAAQNPGTTVHLKGPFTYDISDSLRIGSNTVLEGDSGTKIKLAKGLPVWGGRDSSISEKKAMLMVRGSSASGVTIKGITVDGSQSDYYSGVRLGTSCYNMATMVNCNGLTIQDVTFQNGCNDAMLISQSSNVVIDSVTVNKCGHDGVYAYHVNGITVKNCNFINRTNSSVRFDSVTNGVMKNNECTTSGGGYAGLELQGTLKNIEASGNYFHDLSAPAVVHLNTKETSVNIHDNRIENCG, from the coding sequence ATGCAAAAAAGACAACTAGGAACCCTATTCCTGGTAACATGCCTTATTTTAACAACTGTACCGGCTGCGTTAGGTGCTCAGAGTACAAAGGTAGTAACTGTTGCAGGAGACGGAAGTGGAGACTACAATTGTGATGGAAGAGCCGATGATGTCCAGATTAACCAGGCTCTTGAATTTGCTGCACAGAATCCGGGCACAACTGTCCACCTTAAAGGTCCATTCACATACGATATAAGTGATTCCCTTCGGATCGGCAGCAACACAGTCCTTGAAGGAGATTCCGGTACAAAGATTAAGCTTGCCAAAGGACTACCGGTCTGGGGTGGGCGTGATAGCAGTATTTCAGAGAAGAAAGCCATGCTTATGGTTAGAGGCAGTTCTGCAAGCGGAGTTACAATAAAAGGCATAACTGTTGATGGCAGCCAGTCCGACTATTATTCTGGTGTCAGGCTCGGAACCTCCTGTTATAACATGGCAACTATGGTAAACTGCAACGGATTAACAATTCAGGATGTTACGTTCCAGAATGGATGTAATGATGCAATGCTCATTTCACAATCCAGCAACGTAGTTATAGATTCGGTAACTGTAAACAAATGTGGACACGATGGTGTATATGCCTATCACGTAAACGGCATTACAGTTAAGAATTGTAACTTTATTAACCGGACTAATTCGTCCGTTCGGTTTGATTCCGTTACTAACGGGGTCATGAAAAACAATGAATGTACTACATCTGGCGGTGGATACGCAGGTCTGGAATTGCAGGGAACTCTTAAAAACATAGAAGCTTCTGGCAACTATTTCCATGACTTATCTGCTCCTGCAGTAGTACATTTAAATACAAAAGAAACCAGTGTAAATATCCACGATAACAGAATTGAAAACTGTGGATAA
- a CDS encoding manganese efflux pump MntP family protein — MSFLTNFLLGLGLSMDAFAVSMSSSTTIRPFHQKDALKLAVFFGGFQAFMPVLGWLGGSAVSGFVSNYASWIAFGLLTFIGGKMIYEALYGDPDGKINSLNYSVLLMLAIATSIDALAVGISFAFLNTPILEPVIIIGCVTFVMSFCGAVLGHRIGHFFEHEVEIIGGLILIGIGGKILAEHLLWI, encoded by the coding sequence ATGTCTTTCCTTACTAATTTCCTTTTAGGACTTGGGCTTTCAATGGATGCATTTGCAGTTTCCATGTCCAGCAGTACTACGATAAGGCCTTTTCATCAAAAGGATGCACTGAAGCTTGCTGTCTTTTTTGGAGGATTTCAGGCTTTCATGCCCGTACTGGGCTGGCTTGGAGGGAGTGCAGTAAGCGGCTTTGTATCAAACTATGCTTCCTGGATTGCTTTTGGGCTTCTGACCTTTATAGGAGGCAAAATGATTTATGAGGCTCTTTACGGAGACCCGGATGGGAAGATAAATTCCCTCAATTATTCTGTGCTTCTGATGCTCGCAATCGCTACAAGTATAGATGCCCTTGCCGTGGGAATTAGCTTTGCTTTTCTCAATACTCCTATTCTTGAACCTGTGATTATAATAGGTTGTGTGACCTTTGTCATGTCTTTCTGCGGAGCAGTCCTGGGACACAGAATAGGTCATTTTTTTGAGCACGAAGTTGAGATTATTGGAGGGCTTATTCTCATAGGGATTGGTGGAAAAATCCTTGCCGAACATCTTCTCTGGATCTGA
- a CDS encoding isocitrate/isopropylmalate dehydrogenase family protein — protein sequence MRLAVIEGDGIGREIIPAAVKVLDAFGLEFEKVPLELGYTRWERTGTAISNNDLETIKGCDAVLFGAITTVPDPNYKSVLLTIRKELDLYANVRPVKPLPGITGVTGRNDFDFIIVRENTEGLYSGIEEIGPELSWTKRVVTRKGSERIAEYACKLAKKRKNKLTIVHKSNVLKSDKLFLDVCRQTASANGVEYEDMLVDSMAYNLIMRPERYDIVVTTNLFGDILSDMCAALVGSLGLVPSANIGEKYAFFEPVHGSAPDIAGKGIANPLAAILCVKMLLEWMGEPRSQIIDEAIAYVLQKKIITPDLGGTASTMEVGNAVAEYVLSNIQDRRSPPW from the coding sequence ATGAGACTGGCTGTAATCGAAGGTGATGGAATAGGTAGGGAAATAATCCCTGCAGCTGTTAAAGTCCTTGATGCTTTCGGGCTTGAGTTTGAAAAAGTTCCCCTAGAACTTGGCTATACCCGGTGGGAAAGAACAGGAACTGCAATATCAAATAATGATCTGGAAACTATAAAGGGGTGCGATGCTGTCCTTTTTGGAGCAATTACTACTGTACCGGATCCGAATTACAAAAGCGTGCTCCTGACCATACGAAAAGAACTGGATCTGTATGCTAATGTCAGGCCTGTAAAACCTCTGCCCGGCATAACAGGAGTTACCGGGAGAAACGATTTCGATTTTATTATTGTCAGGGAAAACACTGAAGGGCTGTATTCGGGAATTGAAGAAATAGGGCCTGAACTCTCCTGGACGAAAAGAGTCGTCACCCGGAAAGGTTCCGAGCGGATTGCAGAATATGCCTGTAAGCTTGCAAAGAAAAGAAAGAACAAGCTGACCATTGTCCATAAATCCAATGTCCTGAAATCCGACAAGCTGTTCCTCGATGTTTGCAGGCAAACTGCCAGTGCTAACGGCGTGGAATATGAGGATATGCTGGTTGACTCGATGGCTTACAACCTTATTATGCGCCCTGAAAGGTATGACATTGTGGTTACAACGAACCTCTTCGGAGACATTTTAAGTGATATGTGCGCAGCCCTTGTAGGAAGTCTCGGCCTTGTCCCAAGCGCCAATATAGGGGAGAAATATGCCTTCTTCGAACCTGTGCACGGGAGCGCACCTGACATTGCCGGAAAGGGCATTGCAAATCCGCTTGCTGCGATCCTCTGTGTAAAGATGCTACTCGAATGGATGGGAGAACCTCGATCTCAAATTATCGATGAGGCAATAGCCTATGTGCTTCAAAAGAAAATCATCACTCCTGACCTCGGAGGAACGGCCAGCACAATGGAAGTAGGAAACGCAGTTGCGGAATATGTGTTGAGTAATATACAGGATCGGCGCAGCCCACCCTGGTAA
- a CDS encoding cyclase family protein, whose amino-acid sequence MVVYPGKPGPSIKRYASVPRDKVNESILTLGSHTGTHVESKLHLRDGREGAADLPLDHFYGKCRVFDLALVESEIHRQDLEEFEIGPEEIVLLKTRNSALGYVKFLENYVHLKMDAAEYLVNAGIKTLGFDYLSIKKPEGDDEVRELLINNTTLFLGLNLAGIHEGEYTFIGLPLRIDTDGAPARVILVKE is encoded by the coding sequence ATGGTTGTATATCCGGGAAAGCCGGGACCTTCTATAAAGAGATATGCCTCTGTCCCGAGGGATAAAGTAAATGAGTCTATCCTGACCCTGGGAAGCCATACAGGTACTCACGTAGAGTCCAAACTGCATCTTCGGGACGGTAGAGAAGGAGCTGCTGATCTGCCTCTTGACCATTTTTATGGAAAGTGTAGAGTTTTTGACCTTGCACTGGTAGAAAGCGAAATTCACAGGCAAGACCTTGAAGAATTTGAAATCGGACCTGAAGAAATAGTGCTTCTCAAGACCAGAAACTCGGCCCTTGGGTACGTGAAATTCCTTGAGAATTATGTACACCTTAAAATGGACGCAGCCGAATACCTCGTCAATGCCGGAATCAAAACTCTGGGATTTGATTATCTCAGCATTAAAAAGCCTGAAGGGGACGATGAAGTCCGTGAGCTGCTGATAAATAACACAACTTTGTTCTTAGGGCTCAACCTTGCCGGCATTCATGAAGGAGAATATACATTCATAGGCCTGCCTCTACGTATAGATACGGACGGAGCTCCGGCAAGAGTGATACTTGTTAAAGAATAA